GCAAAGCAAAACAAAAGAATACctgtactaggtacctataccaaaatatatatacagtgaaacctggataagtgagacttcaagggacgagcagatttgtctcacttaaagaagttttccacttacccaggctctcagttagccaggtacaaataaatttctgtctcatttacagagggtcccattaatagaggtgagaatagaggatatatttcagttatagaggtggtattttgtaattatctttaaaaataaataaggtaaaataatccttgtccctaaatattttttaagtctgtttaaatatttctttgaatttattttgaatgattctccaaaggagagatttttttcaattaaatttgatacggacttcattgcgtcttagaaatttattaaatgaaaatttgtttatttgtgttatttatcaaaatttcagctttcgtttcgatagttttaactacataaagtaactaaatgaaacttgaagtcgtttagacacaattaagcaaatgcggaatttgtgcatagactaagagttagtaagaatacggaaattgatcaataaagtccaagttagagaggccatagattgacgttatctcagatacagaggtcaattcctataaaattctaaaaaaaaacaattaggaaaatgtaatcttataaatatagtctcagtaaaagaggtaaaatacactctctgtctcaattatagaggtaaatgtgactataaaatcacaacaacgaatcccagttatagaggttcgttttttttcactaacagaggtaattcagtgctaaagtgtcgggaccgcaccatgagtcccagctatagaggtttctcacttatccaggtctcacttaaccaggtttcactgtagacAGATATGTGAAGATTTGCCttttctataaaaaatctaaaatatgtACAGAAAATGATTGCCTGTACAGAAAAGTCGCAACACAGGAAATAAAATGCGTCTGTAGGGACATGGAACAACCCCTGGAATGCCCCTTTACGTATCCTATACCTATGTCAACCAAGTGAGTGATTCAACCGTTCCCAATATTGCAAATGTACCTAAGTAAACATACCGAAGCGAAAAAGTTGTACTGCAATAGGAACGAACAGTCGAAAACCAGTTTACCGCTCTGAGTTCTCGTCTCCGGGCACATTGGAGTTATTCTAAACTATAGCAAAGGAAGTGTTTGCGATTGAGGACCAATAAATCtctcttataaatatttaaagtacAATTAGAATCTTAATTATATCCCACGTCTAACTGAGAGACATTCaatcaatagggatgttgacaattttttggaactggtttcattttgtagatagacacgtaataattacagaaaaaaatatttaaaaaaaatattcattaattttgaataaacaaacatgtataataagtttcgtgtttaaatttcgcgcctaaaccaATGATCTTTTATACAAGATACGTCATAcacgttccaaaattgaagcactcaccttgtgacaaattggacactTTGTCTCAGTCTGCCTGACGCAAGCGAGAGGTGAACAACTGTACACTGGCTAATACGATTCCACAAATAACGTAAACTATGCACCAAAATGCCGACCTGCATTATGTTAAAATGTTCAAATTATCCGCAAAAGCGCAAACAAATTGACGGCGTCCCATATCACTCGTAATTAAAAGCTATTATAATCCGTTTTTCTTCGGTTTATGAAATAAACCGTACGCCATTTTCGGCCGTCTGAAAGAAAGAGACAAGATTATGTTCTTTTCATCAAGAGCGACAAGGACGCGCCAACTGCTCGTACATAGATTACCATATCAGACATGTCACGGTAAGTTGTATTCAGAGGTTGGTGCTTATCGTACAAataagataaatacataatacatttCAACTGAAATATTAAGGTTTTTTACTTGAACAATTTTTTTCTTGTAATTAGTACAACAATTGGCAAATTAGAGATTATTATTGAGCATATTATTGCCCGGGTCGTGTCAAATAAGAAAATAGTCTCAATGTGTACAATAGATATTAGTCTCAATGTGTAATTAGGTAttctataggtattatattcagAAAAACAAACTAAATGTGAAAACTCTTAACTTCGGTAGcgagtaggtacattaagtaCTACATATAACTGCACTAAAATTATTTGTACCTTCTGTCAAAAATCTTATCTAtgatttatttttcataataagTTTTACGTTTCGCGCCGATTATCGAAGAAGCGTGATCAAGCTCTTTCTTTTAGAATTCAACGCGCAAGTGACAAAAACACTAgccgtctttttttttttacttaggtaGTCTTTTAATTGTGCCGTCTCTTTTACGCGTTTTGCGTATGAAGTTGTAAACAAATTGTAAGTAATGCTGCAACGTCACGTTGGAAGCATTTTTTACGCTTGTTATATTAGGGTATGGCTCATCTTCTCATCTTGTATAAAAAATCATTGGCCTAAACCAATGATCAGATCATtggcctaaacgctccaaactgtcacgtgaccttgatgacgtaacggcgttttaaacaaactgctgtcagtgcCACAACAAGAGTTAGCGAATTCCaagcgatttttttaaattcctcaCTGTAAACAAACGTGACagtctgacaattttttttaaatccttaacacactaccgaatcggacagcgaccttctttctcggtctaacttatagctgcgtccttaacgcaccaccttacacactatcgattcgtgcgccgcaccgcaccaagatcgcgtttcggtacgataatctgtagacacttaggcaggttttataacttgtctttggtgattccactgtgattacgtcacgcgctccgattggcgtttgcagtcacgtgatactgggcattattttaaatacttttgattatttttaattaatttattacgcatatttacacttgcaaaatatgattttccgcgttctaatattccctgctatggtaaaaacataacatgatatatattcgcgattcatgtcaacatccctattattgcTTTTGAGCTCTACTtactatatttatgtatttatgaaCTAATTCATATTAAGGATTCCCCCCTTTCCTAAAATGTGTTTAAAACAAATTGACAAATTGTATGAAACTGTTTTTCCGGGCAACCTACGAAAACAAACGCTTTCAGTCAGTTATATTTGTgttatcagagggcctaccgcgaaccacgttcgacgtgttgcctctctgtcgcacttgtgaattcgtacgtaagtgtgacagggaggcaacacgtcgaacgtggttcgcggtaggccctctgtcgtggcatcaccgaatgggccctacggaagaccagcgctggctttatagctagcattatgctgagttgggtccatttcgtgatgcacacttattactcttctgttcttgctgttgttgtctgtacatgttcgtacatgttttgcgaacgtcacgaataaaaatcttttatcttttatctctatctttatatttaaaaaattacacaaatgtATTTCGTCAGTATTTTGTTGTATATTCAGAAACGCTGAACGTGGGAAAACCATTTACCAAGAAAACctactagagacaaaccaaagaaagtctgcagcgctagattaaaagtagtttttaaaaatcagtatgcgacaacaccacagaaaatggattaaatagtcttgatacttgtgaaatttctaccatatttaccgtctatgaaaaaattaagctgtatgcacagcttaatttttatggtaaaataaatttcattccaacaatagatgtcactattaatatgtagacatatactaatattgataaataatattgggagaatgtgacatttggcttcatcaaaattaataagcttttgtaatatccgcgacggcggtaaataggtacagagggcctaccgcgaacaccgaagttctcaatatgcgagcatctttctcttttactcccattaaggcgtaattagattgacagagaaattgcccgcaatttgcgaactaaagttttcggaaaaacgaaataaaccattaagagccaacaggagctactatttgaatattttaggtaaatatacccgtctcgctaacggaagcggctcctaaaactagtgcgataaggacaaggcgaaaaatcctgcgtaaaaatatcaaaaatcgaggtttcgtactcgactgtttcctcctccaaaacttaaccaatcgtaaccaaatttggaaatctaaatgattatgacattatctgtgtcggaccgttttgattttgtgactaattgatgtcagttttgaatagcacgcctctcattgcggcatagtcaattaggccattttggccatttttgaagggctctagcgccttaaaaaacaaaaatatcaaaaaaagcaaaacggtccgacacagatattaacaatattaatctgtgttgaaaaaatcattgctctaccttcaaaacccacggaggaaacagtcgagtacgtttgtatggagaaatgaccactcctgttggctcttaaaacaataaacatatattaaaaattaattttagctttaactagtaggtacccatgccgtgagcataagcatggaggttgtgggttcgagctcaaaacccggctagtaccaatgagtttctcgaaatgttagaggaagttcataagtgcctatacctattaggtgtgttcaatttgctgtgaaacctttgtctaaaccaatattatattatctaagtaggtagttaggtacatatggtaaagtattaagatgtttcattccacttacccgtcatcaactccaaattttgtaaacattgtcgtttttcagcttgaatcacctcgtgctgactttttacaagtgtaaaattattcgtcatgcggaaaagtaactcccgcgcgccggttttgtaaggtttcaccatgtttattccgttcatcataaaacacaatgaatatttaaacgattttgacaaacatataccatagtgcatgacgtttactgactgcttaaaaacattgccatatgtagttttttaattcgatgtcaaattattgcgctgcagactttctttggtttgtctctaactTGTTCATAAGTGTAGAAATTGGTAATATCTAGGTaatgtacaatttgtacaaacAATGCTTACTACTAAATACACTACTATTGAATAGGGACACCACGACGACGACGTTTGCGTTTCATCGTTCCGTGCCATATCATTAAGTCATTCTCATTGCATGACTTCACGAGATATGTtaagtaagtacattttttataaCACAATAATCCTGCCCTTTTCATTTACAACTGATAAGTTTTTATTACATGACATAAAACACTAGTTTAATGTAAACTTCATGTAGGCGAAACATTGTTTGTTTTAGTATACTCTTTTAGTACTTAATAAGACTTCAACATGAATTGTTGTAAATTATTTCTAGTCATAATATTCAGTTTACTTTGCAACGGACAAGCTGCGCGTATACTATCGTTTTTACCAGTGACTGCAATAACTCATAGCATGGTATTTAAACCAATTCATGAAGAACTGCTAAGACGTGGGCATGAAATAGTGGTTGTAACTGCAAACCCATTGTATAAAAATACACAGGCACCTGAAAACCTAACAGAAATAGATATTCATAACGTTTCCTATTCACATGCAAGAGAACATAGAATCACTAGTATTACTAAGGAAGAAACAGACCCAATTCAAAACTTAAGACGTTATTTTGAATTCAGTGCAAACACTTTTGCTAAGCAAATCCAGACGCCAGAAGTACAAAAGCTTCTTGAACACAAAAGCCGATACTTTGACCTTTTATTTTTAGATGCGTCATCTAGAATATCCATTGTTCTAGCATACGTGTTCAATGCTCCAGTTATTGCAGTATGTGCAATAGGTGCAATCGAGAGGCATAACCACAACTTTGGAGTGCCTACGCACCCAATACTCTATCCACAAATGCAAAGACAGAGATTATATGACCTAACTATGTGGGAGAAAATTAAAGAGCTCTTTACTGAAATTGTCATCCACAAAGTAACTAAGGATACAGAAGAACATGACAATCGggtattaaaacatttatttggaCCTAAAACACCAACTATTGCAGAATTGgataaaaatattgatatgCTCTTCTATGGAGAGGTACCAATTTGGGAAGATAATCGACCTATGCCGCCTAATGTAATTTATATTGGAGGTATTAATAAGGTGCCTGAAAAACCACTTCCACAGGTAACGATATCATATTCGTTTCTGAAATGTACTTTGCATAAAAACACGTCGATATGGATATCACAACGCTCTTTTTGCGTAATGTTGATTTTAGAACTAAACAGACCCAATAATACTACTTCGTTATTACAGGACATCAAAACATATTTAGATGAATCTCCAGTAGAAGTTATATACATTAGTTTTGGCACTAATTTTGACCCATTAGATTTGCCGGCgaaaacattacaaatattaactaaagttttttcAAATATTCCATACAACATATTCTGGAAATGGGATTCGGACGCATTTCCTGTCAGTTCGTCAAATATCAGGACTTTTAAGTGGCTGCCTCAAGCTGATGTCTTACGTAAGTCAAACAAACTCTTTACTGTTACAACGTGATTTTTATCATAGATGGAACGGAGAACAGTTTTCTGAAGAACGCTTAGAGTAAAGAGTAAAGGATTTGTAgtacggtcgagttcacaaGCATCTTTCCAAACCAACGTTCTGAGAAatttacacgaccttattgtcagtgGCTTAGAGGTGTGTAAAACTATTTTTGGAAAGTTGGTTTTTAAAGATGTTTGGGAAATTGACTGTACAGTCAGAAAAACTGTTAGTTCAGTACCCCtgcatacatttttatatgcaAGGGTGCTGAGCTAATAATAGTTTTGCTGACAGATGAGCATCACTTCTTAGATAGCTGATAACACGGGATGTCGgggttttaaaaattgtttctaAACCTATGAAAACTGGTAAATTCTAATAAGACTATATATGACTTAATTTCCAGGCCACCCAAAAGTAAAACTCTTCATTACTCAGGCTGGTCTACGGTCCACAGAAGATGCAATCGAAGCGGGGGTACCCTTGATAGGCATACCTTTATACATGGACCAGTTTTATAACTCCGAGAAATACGTGCGTCACGGTATTGGCATCAAATTGGATAAGGACACACTCACTGAGCAACAGTTGACTGCCGCCATCAACATGATAATGACGAACAAGAGGTAAAATAAGTCCTTGTACCCCCCTATCGGTTTTACGAAGCCAtactgctttttagggttccgtacccaaagggtaaaaacgggacccaattactaagactccgctgtccgtctgtctgtccgtgtgtctgtctgtctgtcaccaggctgtatctcatgaaccccATGaaagctaggcagttgaaaatttcacagctgatgtatttttgttgccgctataacaacaaacactaaaaacagaatataatctgggggcacggcagtgcccccgccaagtcgagcagaACAAAGAGGCACgaccgtaccatccttttctggaagcgattcaggccattttcgacgtcctgtaattttgtactggctgaagctagaaccctgaattttcagtgacatatagggcttaacatgcttaagatacattctcaaaaacattaaatctgaacttgtagtttaagaattattgtacgtcaaagttccttagtttcgacactgacacacttatacactcaccgatcatcattctcgatctcatacttctagcatacccacaagtttcaaattttaaacataagtaatttttagcttatcaagccatagaaaacctaaaaatattgcaatatcagtcacgttttaaagatctaagaactgcataagtaagtttgtaatcctatataaatatatgatattacaaagttactgttgcagttcctacaaatagtaggtaaagtaaaggtacacaacGATGTACggggtacactacataattccgaaatatttaatgccgaattttagaatatcgaacTTTATTAGTCcgatttttaaatgctcgatccatcaaaattccgactgtcgtaattacgaaggatgaaaatcacgaaggtacatatttccgaatagcaaaaaagccgattttttaaaattccgaaccacataattccgaatataaaaattccgatagtgataaacaccgaatttaacattttcgatttttgaaatcacgaattccgaaTTGTCATTAATCCGAAATTTTGTATTCCGATTTGACGTGATTCCTATTTTAACTATCCccattttttaaattccgaatttatcgagtcgtgttccgcatctgctccggcgctacgggcaaagcagccccttcgccccTGCGTAGCAAATCGCAGGCACAAATGCTCGCCTCCGCAGCTTCGGCCTGCTGGTCGCCTTCGGCGACCAGCCTCAGCCGCTACGGCTCACGTTGtgctctgcgctttgctacggcgggcgagggctgcttcccctccgcgcctccggctttttacatacactctaggggtaggacagacaagaccacgtggatagtggggtgcaccgattcggattttcgttagttatacatatagacttttaagtctaagtgcgtttaaatcttattttgaaaaacacgaatttcattattccgagtttacaaaagatcgaatttctgaataccgaattactttttttccgatcggtcaatgattttatcggaatagacaaattcggaaaaaatattttcggattttttttaaatcggaaCTTTAAGCTTTCGTGCATATGACAATCGGATTTTAAGTTTTCGGTAATAGCAtagtcgtgattttcttctttcgtgattttcaaagtcgtaatttcgatatttcggacatataaaTAATCGGcattatgaaaatcgaggttatgaaagtcggaaaaacatatttcggaatatttgggtgttccccgatgtacgatgtgagtatgaatgaagatgtgtttaaatatgatatgtgtaggtatacatagtatgggtatgagtacccgaaaagaaggactgtctacttagtctacaaaaagagatgagatcccatcaaaaacattacatgtaaaaaggtgccagtctcgcaccgcttttactacaaaaaagttttgagatataatgtgaaaccaagtcggttattttaatcagtgccagggggtgttaaaaccgtatcaataagatatctttaatttgtaatacatataatgacttagcAATCgtacataatgctttactcgtaccgtactcgtaaatatatgtaatgctcaaactgcaattagcgctagcgttatgttcaattagaattatttttaataggtgtcgatgatccttatgtcattatgcagccgtgcgatggccaagtcattatacgtattacaaattaaagatatcttattgatacggttttaacaccccctggcactgattaaaataaccgacttggtttcacattatatctcaaaacttttttgtagtaaaagcggtgcgagactggcacctttttacatgtaatgtttttgatgggataatatttatttagaatatatttaggtaagtggggctcccatacaacaaacgtgatttttatgacgtttgcgtaatggtacggaacccttcgtgcgcgagtctgactcgcacctggccaattttttattttccagCTACGAGCTGAACGTCATTAAGCTCAGAACCATCATCAACGACCAGCCGATGTCTGCGCTGGAGCGCGCGGTGTGGTGGACGGAGCACGTGCTGCGGCACGGCGGCGCGCGCCATCTGCGAGCGCCCGCGGCCGGCATGGGCTGGGCCGAGTACTACGAACTGAATTTACTACTTACAGTCCTGTTTTGTATTTTCGGTGCTATTGTGCTGGTAATACTTTGTATTCATGTGTCAATCAAGCTTATATTTAAGAGCAATAAGCCAAAAGAGAAAGTATATTAAATAAGGTTTGTTATAAATGTTATGATGTTAAATCATGTCTTCTGTTTTCCGgtttttgcattatttttttctaaatcttatattaattaataggtataggtacaatgTTTATATGCCTTTCTTT
The sequence above is a segment of the Cydia amplana chromosome 2, ilCydAmpl1.1, whole genome shotgun sequence genome. Coding sequences within it:
- the LOC134655477 gene encoding UDP-glycosyltransferase UGT4-like, with amino-acid sequence MNCCKLFLVIIFSLLCNGQAARILSFLPVTAITHSMVFKPIHEELLRRGHEIVVVTANPLYKNTQAPENLTEIDIHNVSYSHAREHRITSITKEETDPIQNLRRYFEFSANTFAKQIQTPEVQKLLEHKSRYFDLLFLDASSRISIVLAYVFNAPVIAVCAIGAIERHNHNFGVPTHPILYPQMQRQRLYDLTMWEKIKELFTEIVIHKVTKDTEEHDNRVLKHLFGPKTPTIAELDKNIDMLFYGEVPIWEDNRPMPPNVIYIGGINKVPEKPLPQDIKTYLDESPVEVIYISFGTNFDPLDLPAKTLQILTKVFSNIPYNIFWKWDSDAFPVSSSNIRTFKWLPQADVLRHPKVKLFITQAGLRSTEDAIEAGVPLIGIPLYMDQFYNSEKYVRHGIGIKLDKDTLTEQQLTAAINMIMTNKSYELNVIKLRTIINDQPMSALERAVWWTEHVLRHGGARHLRAPAAGMGWAEYYELNLLLTVLFCIFGAIVLVILCIHVSIKLIFKSNKPKEKVY